A DNA window from Streptomyces sp. 71268 contains the following coding sequences:
- a CDS encoding helix-turn-helix transcriptional regulator translates to MSSTTADTPPTPGENIAVLRKARGIGQAKLAKRSGFSVSYLSKVETGLRPATPQFVAAVAAAMRITTARVYGQPFADTSQQAEGLDVLRAAVRRHTLPREDALPPAALLSAVREAVDLRARTRYLDLLALLPKLLGQATASAFEAPGDATVWAQVADLYGCAYGVAHRLGQADLADMIVSRQMWAARQAWAPDVEASAAWNEAGTYQTAGQYDDGLAVIERAISAYERATHALGTTPERLVSLGSLHLRGVVLASRHRDAAATEAHVTKAKALAEQLPRDVLAHNLTFGPGNVALYELAAHIELDKPADAARMATPLLSSPPAGLRPTRVGRLAIDAARAHLAVRGYEEAERALGQAFAVAPEMAAVHPMSREVIRVLFVLNQRTRPRLLEMARRVGLAT, encoded by the coding sequence ATGAGCAGCACCACGGCGGACACGCCGCCAACGCCCGGAGAGAACATCGCCGTCCTCCGCAAAGCGCGGGGCATCGGACAGGCCAAGCTCGCGAAGCGCAGTGGGTTCTCGGTGAGCTATCTCAGCAAGGTGGAGACCGGCCTGCGGCCCGCGACTCCGCAGTTCGTCGCCGCAGTTGCGGCGGCCATGCGCATCACGACCGCCCGGGTCTACGGACAGCCGTTCGCCGACACGTCGCAGCAGGCCGAAGGGCTCGACGTGCTCCGTGCGGCCGTTCGCCGGCACACCCTGCCCCGCGAGGACGCGCTACCGCCCGCGGCCTTGCTCAGCGCGGTACGCGAGGCGGTGGACCTGCGGGCGCGGACCCGCTACCTGGACCTGCTGGCGCTGCTGCCCAAGCTGCTGGGCCAGGCCACGGCGAGCGCGTTCGAGGCCCCCGGGGACGCGACGGTCTGGGCACAGGTGGCCGACCTGTACGGGTGTGCGTACGGCGTAGCCCACCGGCTCGGGCAGGCCGACCTCGCCGACATGATCGTCTCCCGACAGATGTGGGCAGCCCGGCAGGCGTGGGCCCCGGACGTCGAGGCGTCCGCGGCGTGGAACGAGGCCGGCACGTACCAGACCGCCGGGCAGTACGACGACGGGCTGGCCGTCATCGAGCGGGCCATCAGCGCGTACGAGCGAGCCACGCACGCTCTCGGGACCACGCCCGAGCGGCTGGTCTCCCTGGGTTCGCTGCACCTGCGCGGCGTCGTCCTCGCCTCGCGGCACCGGGATGCCGCAGCGACCGAGGCGCACGTCACCAAGGCCAAGGCGCTGGCGGAACAACTCCCGAGGGACGTGCTCGCGCACAACCTGACGTTCGGGCCCGGCAACGTCGCCCTCTACGAGCTGGCCGCCCACATCGAGTTGGACAAGCCGGCCGACGCGGCGCGGATGGCGACACCCCTGCTGAGTTCCCCGCCCGCCGGCCTCCGCCCCACGCGGGTGGGGCGCCTGGCCATCGACGCCGCCCGTGCCCACCTCGCGGTACGCGGGTACGAGGAGGCCGAACGAGCACTGGGGCAGGCCTTCGCCGTGGCCCCGGAGATGGCCGCGGTGCACCCGATGAGCCGCGAGGTCATTCGCGTTCTCTTCGTCCTCAACCAGCGCACGCGGCCTCGCCTGCTGGAGATGGCGCGCCGGGTCGGTCTGGCCACGTAG